One stretch of Burkholderia oklahomensis C6786 DNA includes these proteins:
- a CDS encoding adenosine-specific kinase — MLQLLCVAIDKPETMNFILGQTHFIKSVEDIHEALVGTVPGIKFGIAFCEASGKRLVRRSGTDAALTELACRNATAIGAGHCFVVFLGDGFYPVNVLNAIKAVPEVCRIFCATANPTEIVVAQTDQGRSILGVVDGFPPLGVENDEDVRWRKELLRNIGYKA, encoded by the coding sequence ATGCTTCAATTGCTTTGCGTTGCGATCGACAAGCCCGAGACGATGAATTTCATTCTCGGCCAGACGCATTTCATCAAGTCGGTCGAGGACATCCACGAGGCGCTCGTCGGCACCGTGCCCGGCATCAAGTTCGGCATCGCGTTCTGCGAAGCGTCCGGCAAGCGCCTCGTGCGCCGCTCCGGCACCGATGCCGCGCTGACCGAGCTCGCGTGCAGGAACGCGACCGCGATCGGCGCCGGTCACTGCTTTGTCGTCTTTCTCGGCGACGGTTTCTATCCGGTCAACGTGCTGAATGCGATCAAGGCGGTGCCCGAGGTCTGCCGGATTTTCTGCGCGACCGCGAACCCGACCGAGATCGTCGTCGCGCAGACCGATCAAGGGCGCAGCATTCTCGGCGTGGTCGACGGATTCCCGCCGCTCGGCGTCGAAAACGACGAGGACGTGCGCTGGCGGAAGGAGTTGCTGCGCAACATCGGCTACAAGGCATAG
- a CDS encoding virginiamycin B lyase family protein codes for MPKTAMDSVVAAVNGILGAGLASALAALLASATFAMGPARAQPPSFETFAVPAGSAPHDVAPAPDGTVWYTAQARGAAGRLDPRGGKTDWVPLGDGAAPHGVIVGPDRAAWITDGGQNAIVRVDPKTLAVTRFPLPKDRANANLNTAVFDKRGHLWFTGQSGIYGELDPASAKMRVFDAPRGRGPYGICVTPDGSVYFASLAGGYLGRIDPASGAAQIIDPPTPDQGARRVWSDSKGRVWVSEWNAGKVGVFDPATHRWREWRLPGQDPHAYAIFVDDRDIVWLSEWSANALVRFDPQAEQFEVLTLPRPHANVRQMMGRHGEVWLSESGTDHLLRYRSRAADAGSRR; via the coding sequence ATGCCGAAGACCGCGATGGACAGCGTGGTGGCCGCAGTGAACGGAATTCTCGGAGCCGGGCTGGCGTCGGCATTGGCGGCGCTCCTGGCGAGCGCCACGTTCGCCATGGGGCCGGCGCGGGCGCAGCCTCCGTCGTTCGAGACGTTCGCCGTCCCGGCCGGCAGCGCGCCGCACGACGTCGCACCGGCGCCCGACGGCACCGTGTGGTACACCGCGCAGGCGCGGGGCGCGGCCGGACGGTTGGATCCGCGTGGCGGCAAGACCGACTGGGTCCCGCTGGGTGACGGCGCCGCGCCGCACGGCGTGATCGTCGGCCCGGATCGGGCGGCGTGGATCACGGACGGCGGCCAGAACGCGATCGTCCGCGTCGACCCGAAGACACTCGCCGTCACGCGTTTCCCGTTGCCGAAGGACCGGGCGAACGCCAATCTGAACACGGCGGTCTTCGACAAGCGCGGGCATCTGTGGTTTACCGGACAAAGCGGCATCTACGGCGAGCTCGACCCGGCGAGCGCCAAAATGCGCGTCTTCGATGCGCCGCGCGGGCGCGGGCCTTACGGCATCTGCGTGACCCCTGACGGCAGCGTGTACTTCGCGTCGCTGGCCGGCGGCTATCTCGGCCGTATCGATCCCGCGAGCGGCGCGGCGCAGATCATCGATCCGCCGACACCGGATCAGGGCGCACGCCGCGTATGGTCCGATTCGAAAGGGCGGGTCTGGGTCAGCGAGTGGAACGCGGGGAAAGTCGGCGTGTTCGATCCGGCGACGCATCGATGGCGCGAATGGCGGCTGCCTGGCCAGGATCCGCATGCGTACGCGATATTCGTCGACGACCGCGACATCGTCTGGCTCAGCGAATGGAGCGCCAACGCGCTCGTGCGCTTCGACCCGCAAGCGGAGCAATTCGAAGTGTTGACGCTGCCGCGCCCGCACGCGAACGTACGCCAGATGATGGGCCGACACGGGGAAGTCTGGTTGTCCGAATCCGGCACCGATCATCTGCTGCGCTACCGGTCTCGCGCGGCGGATGCCGGCAGCCGCCGATGA
- a CDS encoding helix-turn-helix transcriptional regulator — protein sequence MTIEPRAVVRPFDERAPITQCVKFAPTRPARRSIAVSPSTVDLPGKADFRLPRREGFANCTVDQRGRSARSFKAVFQPTCKHPADQWRFDMVAGRHFWRAQIASAAMQALSSSAAPEPAVTLSPRERQVLNRVVRGRTSARIAEWLHLSVETVETYRPRLMRKLGVGDITGLMRLASNEGMPDTGNG from the coding sequence GTGACGATCGAGCCACGTGCTGTCGTTCGTCCATTCGATGAACGCGCCCCCATCACGCAATGCGTTAAATTCGCGCCGACCCGTCCGGCAAGGCGCTCGATCGCCGTGTCGCCGTCGACCGTCGATCTCCCCGGCAAGGCGGATTTTCGACTTCCTCGACGAGAAGGCTTCGCCAATTGCACCGTCGATCAGCGCGGTCGATCAGCACGGTCGTTCAAGGCGGTATTTCAACCCACTTGCAAGCATCCAGCGGATCAGTGGCGATTCGACATGGTTGCTGGCCGTCACTTCTGGCGCGCCCAGATTGCCTCTGCCGCAATGCAGGCGCTCTCGTCGTCGGCGGCGCCGGAGCCTGCCGTGACGCTATCGCCGCGCGAGCGTCAGGTGCTCAATCGGGTGGTCCGGGGCCGCACGAGCGCCCGCATCGCCGAGTGGTTGCACCTGTCGGTCGAGACCGTGGAGACGTATCGCCCGCGCCTGATGCGCAAGCTCGGCGTCGGCGACATCACCGGTCTCATGCGGCTTGCCTCCAACGAAGGGATGCCCGACACCGGGAACGGCTGA
- the lepB gene encoding signal peptidase I, producing the protein MRTVSKLWNENRKLIAFLFFMAIFRSAVADWNVVPSGSMLPTIRLGDRIVVDKIAYDLRVPFTHIRVAHLSDPRRGDIVTVDSSAAHELLVKRVIGLPGDVVEMRDNVLYINGARVSYRPLGNDPLSSDAGARGEYLAERLAGAAHVVRLSPDAPSPRSSFGPAVVPKGAYLMLGDNRDDSADSRYYGFFPRDEIMGRTRRVAFSLDPSRFHMPRVDRFGARLDGAPG; encoded by the coding sequence ATGCGTACCGTTTCGAAGTTGTGGAATGAGAACAGGAAATTGATCGCCTTCCTGTTCTTCATGGCGATCTTTCGCAGCGCGGTGGCCGACTGGAACGTCGTGCCGAGCGGTTCGATGCTGCCGACCATCCGGCTCGGGGACCGCATCGTCGTCGACAAGATCGCCTATGACCTGCGCGTTCCGTTCACGCACATCAGGGTCGCGCATCTGAGCGACCCGCGACGCGGCGATATCGTGACCGTCGATTCGTCGGCTGCGCACGAATTGCTCGTCAAGCGCGTGATCGGCCTGCCGGGCGACGTCGTCGAGATGCGGGACAACGTGCTTTACATCAACGGCGCGCGGGTGAGCTACCGGCCGCTCGGCAACGATCCGCTGTCGAGCGACGCAGGCGCGCGCGGCGAATATCTGGCCGAACGGCTGGCCGGGGCGGCGCATGTCGTCCGGCTTTCTCCCGATGCGCCGAGCCCGCGCAGTTCGTTCGGGCCGGCGGTCGTGCCAAAGGGCGCATACCTGATGCTCGGCGACAACCGCGACGACAGCGCGGACTCCCGCTATTACGGCTTCTTTCCGCGCGACGAAATCATGGGGCGCACGCGTCGCGTGGCGTTTTCGCTCGATCCGTCGCGGTTCCATATGCCGCGAGTCGACCGGTTCGGGGCGCGCCTCGACGGCGCGCCCGGTTGA
- a CDS encoding aminoacyl-tRNA deacylase, with product MSMSVTLQDCLRQKASRYEVIHHPYSHSNMEAAAAAHIPGDRLAKTVLLEDAQGYVAAVLPTTHAVRLSELWAQTGRHLVLAKEVELRELFKDCDVGALPPVCMAYGMQTFLDESLAQQPDVYFEAGDHEELVHMDRDEFLSLMDKAERASFSHKIQGVVS from the coding sequence ATGTCGATGTCCGTCACCCTGCAGGACTGCCTGCGCCAGAAGGCTTCGCGATACGAAGTCATTCATCATCCGTACAGCCACTCGAACATGGAGGCCGCCGCGGCGGCGCACATTCCGGGCGATCGACTCGCGAAGACGGTGCTGCTCGAAGACGCGCAGGGCTACGTCGCGGCCGTGCTGCCGACGACGCACGCCGTGCGGCTATCCGAGCTTTGGGCCCAGACCGGGCGCCATCTCGTGCTCGCGAAGGAAGTCGAGCTGCGCGAACTGTTCAAGGATTGCGACGTGGGGGCGCTGCCGCCCGTCTGCATGGCCTACGGGATGCAAACTTTCCTCGACGAAAGCCTTGCGCAGCAGCCGGACGTGTATTTCGAGGCCGGCGATCACGAGGAACTGGTCCACATGGATCGCGACGAGTTTCTTTCGCTGATGGACAAGGCCGAACGGGCGAGCTTCTCGCACAAGATTCAGGGGGTGGTGTCTTGA
- a CDS encoding TolC family protein, with product MPKRILAALVSAAIAASAVQAQAQSALPAVAPDPSPAMPSGAVAPPASPASSASFAASPALSLDDALNLAAANNPLLKSAQSGADASVGALVQAGARPNPTVSLLQEGFDRQERTTTGLLNQTIELGGKRRSRVEAASYGREFALASLDGRAAALRADVSSAFYGLLAAQRQSQVAEESAAIAARSADMADKRARAGKVSPVEATKARVAQTAAQIELSNARTRVSAALARLANVTGSADVRGRIASGDLDALPGVEPLSQLLGRLDDAPLARAAKADMLRTNAQIAIERAKRVPDITVSAGVKHVVTGGAPDNQAVVGVSIPLPLFDTNQGAILEAVHKAAKANADFDAERARLRLDVTQAYANYERSASEARRLKADVLPAARQSLDAMSRGYQLGKFSFLDVLDAQRTLFDAQSRYVLALADAHQSYADIERLVGTPSRDASRPLAQLR from the coding sequence ATGCCCAAGCGTATCCTCGCCGCACTCGTGTCGGCCGCGATCGCGGCGTCGGCGGTGCAGGCGCAAGCCCAGTCCGCCCTGCCCGCCGTCGCGCCCGACCCGTCGCCCGCCATGCCGTCCGGCGCCGTCGCGCCTCCCGCCTCGCCCGCGTCTTCCGCGTCTTTTGCCGCGTCGCCCGCGCTGTCGCTCGACGACGCGCTGAATCTCGCCGCCGCGAACAACCCGCTGCTGAAGAGCGCGCAGTCCGGCGCCGACGCGTCCGTCGGCGCGCTCGTCCAGGCGGGCGCGCGTCCGAACCCGACCGTGTCGCTCCTGCAGGAAGGCTTCGACCGGCAGGAACGGACGACGACCGGTCTGCTCAACCAGACGATCGAGCTGGGCGGCAAGCGGCGCTCGCGCGTCGAAGCCGCGTCGTACGGCCGCGAGTTCGCGCTCGCGTCGCTCGACGGCCGCGCGGCCGCGTTGCGCGCCGACGTGTCGAGCGCGTTCTACGGCCTGCTCGCTGCGCAGCGGCAGTCGCAGGTCGCCGAGGAATCGGCCGCGATCGCCGCGCGCTCCGCCGACATGGCGGACAAGCGCGCGCGCGCCGGCAAGGTGTCGCCCGTCGAGGCGACGAAGGCGCGCGTCGCTCAGACGGCCGCGCAGATCGAGCTGTCGAACGCACGGACGCGCGTGTCGGCGGCGCTCGCGCGGCTCGCCAACGTGACGGGCAGCGCCGACGTGCGCGGCCGCATCGCGTCGGGCGATCTCGATGCGTTGCCGGGCGTCGAGCCGCTGTCGCAATTGCTCGGCCGGCTCGACGACGCGCCGCTCGCGCGCGCGGCGAAGGCCGACATGCTGCGCACGAACGCGCAGATCGCGATCGAGCGCGCGAAGCGCGTGCCGGACATCACGGTCAGCGCGGGCGTCAAGCACGTCGTCACGGGCGGCGCGCCGGACAACCAGGCGGTCGTCGGCGTGTCGATTCCGCTGCCGCTCTTCGACACGAATCAAGGCGCGATCCTCGAAGCCGTGCACAAGGCCGCGAAGGCGAACGCCGATTTCGACGCGGAGCGCGCGCGCCTGCGGCTCGACGTGACGCAGGCCTACGCGAACTACGAGCGATCGGCCAGCGAAGCGCGCCGCTTGAAGGCCGACGTGCTGCCGGCCGCGCGGCAATCGCTCGATGCGATGTCGCGCGGCTACCAGCTCGGCAAGTTCAGTTTCCTCGACGTGCTCGACGCGCAGCGCACGCTGTTCGACGCGCAGTCGCGCTACGTGCTGGCGCTCGCCGATGCGCATCAGTCGTATGCGGACATCGAGCGCCTCGTCGGCACGCCGTCGCGCGACGCGTCCCGCCCCCTCGCCCAACTTCGCTGA
- a CDS encoding UPF0182 family protein, with the protein MRSQATSVSRLRRYAITAAVVVASLIVIGRITGVLVDWLWFSSIGYVAVFWTILSARVLLFVVVLAASAAAIGASGFLAHRYATRLDIWQVEVGSSTRTEEAVRALAGQVASRIPWRAVIAGSAVLLGLAIAGNAMSSWDIALRFLHQVPFGERDPIFGKDIGFYLFSLPVWIVLKNGLLQLVFCCAVVAGGVYWLRGDVMFRPRKGLSSAAAAHGSALLALFFLLKAWSWWLDRFLLLYDNNGVVVGAGYTDVHVVLPVLWLLVGLAAVSAVALSVNARRPGYRLPAASVLLVFGSSFVLGLIYPALFQRFYVKPSELQLETPYIERNIALTRLAYGLAQIAVKPFAAEEGLNLASLQANRATIDNIRLWDVRPLMDTYAQLQEIRTYYKFFSVDIDRYPLDSGYRQVMLSARELEPAMLPGNARTWVNLHLLFTHGNGVVMSPVTEKSAEGLPSLYLRDIPPVADGGPAIREPRLYFGEGEQGYVIVKGSVPEFDYPKGDSNVYTAYSGRDGVAIGSIARRSLFAWQLDDPNILLTRYVTGESRILLHRDIRDRIRTIAPFLTLDHDPYLVASNGRLFWMQDAYTTSRWFPYAPPGTGDGGNYIRNAVKVVVDAYNGTVDFYVSDPADPLVRTYQRIFPGMFKPLEAMPQNLRQHIRYPEDLFLIQANLYRAYHMDAPEVFYNREDLWQFPRELADIDGGDAAGTRMAPYYMIMRLPGDARAEFVLMLPMVPSQRENMIAWLAARCDPPGYGKLIVYTFPKDKLVYGPFQIEARIQQNTEISQQISLWNQMGSRVIRGHLVVVPIENSILYVSPLYLRAASGQLPELKRVIAAYGDRVVMEETLSEALAALFKETAPMAAPARGATDARAREALAHYDRAIERLKAGDWAGFGSELEALRPLLEELGADHAGNQKGVRGE; encoded by the coding sequence ATGCGCTCGCAAGCGACGTCCGTCTCGCGTCTAAGGCGCTATGCAATCACGGCTGCGGTCGTCGTCGCCAGCCTGATCGTCATCGGGCGCATCACCGGCGTCCTGGTCGACTGGCTATGGTTTTCCTCGATCGGCTATGTTGCCGTTTTCTGGACGATCCTGTCCGCCAGGGTGCTGCTGTTTGTCGTCGTGCTCGCCGCGTCGGCGGCCGCGATCGGCGCGTCGGGGTTCCTGGCGCATCGTTACGCGACGCGCCTCGATATCTGGCAAGTGGAAGTCGGATCGTCGACGCGTACGGAGGAGGCCGTCAGAGCGCTGGCGGGACAGGTCGCGTCGCGCATTCCCTGGCGCGCCGTCATCGCCGGCAGCGCTGTCCTCCTTGGGCTGGCCATCGCCGGCAACGCAATGTCGAGCTGGGACATCGCGCTTCGCTTTCTTCATCAGGTGCCGTTCGGCGAGCGCGATCCGATCTTCGGCAAGGACATCGGCTTCTATCTGTTCTCGCTGCCCGTCTGGATCGTGCTCAAGAATGGGCTGCTGCAACTGGTCTTCTGCTGCGCGGTCGTCGCAGGCGGAGTCTACTGGCTGCGCGGCGACGTCATGTTCCGGCCGCGGAAGGGGCTTTCGTCCGCGGCTGCCGCCCACGGTTCGGCGCTGCTGGCACTGTTCTTCTTGCTGAAAGCGTGGTCCTGGTGGCTCGACCGCTTTTTGCTGCTCTACGACAACAACGGCGTCGTGGTCGGCGCCGGCTATACCGATGTCCACGTCGTGCTGCCCGTGCTGTGGCTGCTCGTCGGCCTTGCCGCGGTCTCGGCCGTCGCCTTGTCGGTCAACGCGCGCCGGCCCGGCTATCGGCTGCCCGCCGCCTCGGTGCTGTTGGTGTTCGGCAGTTCGTTCGTGCTCGGCCTCATCTATCCCGCGCTGTTTCAGCGCTTCTACGTCAAACCGAGCGAGCTGCAGCTGGAGACGCCCTACATCGAACGCAACATCGCGCTGACGAGGCTGGCCTACGGTCTCGCGCAGATCGCGGTCAAACCGTTTGCGGCCGAGGAGGGCTTGAATCTCGCGTCGCTGCAAGCCAATCGCGCGACCATCGACAACATCCGCCTTTGGGATGTGCGGCCGCTGATGGATACCTACGCGCAGTTGCAGGAGATCAGGACTTACTACAAGTTTTTCTCCGTGGATATCGACCGCTACCCGCTTGACTCCGGTTACCGGCAGGTCATGCTGTCGGCACGCGAACTGGAGCCAGCGATGCTTCCGGGGAACGCCCGGACCTGGGTCAACCTGCATCTCCTGTTCACTCACGGCAACGGCGTCGTGATGTCGCCCGTCACCGAGAAATCCGCGGAAGGTCTGCCTTCGCTCTATCTGCGGGATATTCCGCCCGTCGCCGACGGCGGGCCGGCGATCCGCGAGCCGCGCCTCTACTTCGGAGAAGGCGAGCAGGGCTATGTCATCGTGAAGGGCAGCGTGCCCGAATTCGACTACCCCAAAGGAGACAGCAACGTCTACACCGCTTACAGCGGGCGCGACGGCGTCGCCATCGGCAGCATCGCGCGACGCAGCCTATTCGCGTGGCAGCTCGACGATCCCAATATCCTCCTGACCCGCTACGTCACGGGCGAGAGCAGGATCCTGCTTCATCGCGACATTCGGGACCGGATACGCACGATCGCGCCGTTTCTCACCCTCGACCATGACCCGTATCTCGTTGCGAGCAACGGACGCCTTTTCTGGATGCAGGACGCCTATACCACCAGCCGATGGTTTCCGTACGCCCCGCCGGGTACCGGCGACGGCGGCAATTACATTCGCAACGCGGTCAAGGTGGTGGTCGATGCGTACAACGGCACGGTCGATTTCTACGTCAGCGATCCTGCCGATCCGCTCGTGCGGACTTACCAGCGCATCTTCCCCGGCATGTTCAAGCCGCTCGAGGCGATGCCGCAGAATCTTCGGCAGCATATCCGCTACCCGGAAGACCTGTTTCTGATCCAGGCGAATCTCTACCGTGCATACCATATGGATGCACCGGAAGTCTTCTACAACCGCGAGGATCTCTGGCAGTTTCCTCGGGAACTGGCCGATATCGACGGTGGAGACGCCGCCGGCACGCGGATGGCGCCGTACTACATGATCATGCGATTGCCTGGAGACGCGCGCGCCGAGTTCGTTCTCATGCTGCCGATGGTCCCGAGCCAGCGCGAGAACATGATCGCCTGGCTGGCGGCGCGTTGCGATCCGCCCGGGTACGGCAAGCTGATCGTCTATACCTTCCCCAAGGACAAGCTGGTCTACGGGCCATTTCAGATCGAGGCCCGCATTCAGCAGAATACCGAGATCTCGCAGCAGATCTCGCTGTGGAATCAGATGGGCTCACGCGTCATCCGCGGCCATCTCGTGGTTGTGCCGATCGAGAACTCGATCCTCTATGTCTCTCCGCTTTATCTGCGCGCGGCGTCCGGTCAGCTCCCCGAGTTGAAGCGCGTGATCGCCGCCTACGGCGACCGTGTCGTGATGGAAGAAACCCTGAGCGAGGCCCTCGCGGCGCTCTTCAAGGAGACGGCTCCGATGGCAGCGCCGGCCCGGGGCGCGACGGATGCGCGCGCTCGCGAAGCCCTTGCGCATTATGACCGTGCCATCGAGCGGCTGAAGGCGGGGGACTGGGCAGGCTTCGGTTCGGAACTCGAGGCCCTCCGGCCGCTGCTCGAGGAGCTGGGCGCCGACCATGCCGGGAATCAGAAGGGAGTGAGGGGGGAATGA
- a CDS encoding crotonase/enoyl-CoA hydratase family protein — protein sequence MDEVLFATDDAICTITLNRPAHRNAVDGPTASRLSEAFERFEADAALGVAILTGAGGNFCAGADLKAAGDPARRNALDATGGGSGPMGPSRMALSKPLVAAVSGYAVAGGLELALLADIRVAEEGAIFGVFCRRWGVPLIDGGTVRLPRIVGMGHAMDMILTGRPVDASEAKGMGLANYVVPKGEGLSHATRIARQIARFPRQCMLTDRRSAYDQWNLSLAEALREEGARGAPIVLAEGVAGAERFSAGEGRHGTFFD from the coding sequence ATGGACGAAGTCCTGTTCGCTACGGATGACGCGATCTGCACGATCACCCTCAACCGGCCGGCGCACCGCAACGCCGTCGACGGTCCGACCGCTTCGCGGCTGAGCGAGGCGTTCGAGCGGTTCGAGGCCGATGCCGCGCTCGGGGTCGCCATCCTGACGGGCGCCGGAGGCAACTTTTGCGCTGGCGCCGACCTGAAGGCGGCCGGCGATCCCGCGCGGCGCAACGCGCTCGACGCGACAGGAGGCGGTTCGGGGCCGATGGGACCGAGCCGCATGGCGCTGTCGAAGCCTCTCGTCGCCGCGGTATCCGGCTACGCGGTCGCGGGCGGGCTGGAGCTCGCGCTGCTGGCCGACATCCGCGTCGCGGAGGAGGGCGCCATCTTCGGCGTGTTCTGTCGGCGCTGGGGCGTACCGCTGATTGACGGCGGAACGGTCAGATTGCCGCGCATCGTCGGCATGGGACATGCGATGGACATGATTCTGACCGGACGTCCTGTCGACGCATCGGAAGCCAAGGGCATGGGGCTCGCCAACTATGTCGTGCCGAAGGGCGAAGGGCTGTCGCACGCGACACGCATCGCCCGACAGATTGCCCGATTTCCTCGGCAGTGCATGCTGACAGACCGGCGCTCCGCATACGATCAATGGAATTTGTCTCTGGCGGAAGCGCTGCGCGAGGAGGGGGCGAGGGGCGCGCCGATCGTTCTTGCGGAAGGCGTGGCCGGTGCCGAGCGCTTTAGCGCCGGAGAAGGGCGTCACGGAACATTTTTCGACTGA
- a CDS encoding DUF1810 domain-containing protein, translating into MDAPYDLQRFVDAQGPVYAQVCDELRNGHKRSHWMWFVFPQIEGLGDSAIAQRYAISTLDEAAAYLRHPLLGARLRECTRLVNDVEDHSIQAIFGYPDDLKFRSSVTLFAHATPDNAVFVEALEKYFGGEADHNTLERL; encoded by the coding sequence ATGGACGCCCCCTATGATCTTCAGCGCTTTGTCGACGCACAGGGCCCCGTATATGCGCAGGTATGCGACGAGCTCAGGAACGGGCACAAGCGAAGTCACTGGATGTGGTTCGTGTTCCCGCAGATCGAAGGACTCGGAGACAGCGCGATCGCACAACGGTATGCGATCTCGACGCTGGACGAAGCCGCGGCGTATCTACGGCATCCGCTGCTCGGCGCACGGCTGCGCGAATGCACACGGCTCGTCAACGATGTCGAAGACCATTCGATCCAGGCGATTTTCGGATATCCGGATGACCTGAAGTTCAGGTCGTCGGTCACGTTGTTCGCGCATGCAACTCCGGACAACGCGGTATTCGTGGAAGCGCTGGAGAAGTACTTCGGCGGAGAAGCGGATCACAACACGCTGGAGCGACTCTAG
- a CDS encoding YaiI/YqxD family protein produces the protein MQMLVDADACPVVIKDMLFRAARRAEVCVTLVANQYLRTPPSRFIKALQVPAGFDAADARIVELVTAGDLVITADIPLASAALDRGAYVLDPRGSWFSRENIEERLTMRAMMDQLRSTGIDTGGPAPYSPRDSKAFAGQLDRFLARRGAPGTAV, from the coding sequence ATGCAAATGCTGGTTGACGCAGACGCCTGCCCGGTCGTCATCAAGGACATGTTGTTTCGGGCCGCGCGACGTGCCGAAGTGTGCGTGACGCTGGTCGCGAACCAATATTTACGCACGCCGCCCTCGCGCTTTATCAAGGCGCTGCAAGTGCCGGCGGGCTTCGATGCCGCCGATGCCCGCATCGTCGAACTGGTGACGGCTGGCGATTTGGTGATAACCGCGGACATACCGCTCGCTTCCGCTGCCCTCGATCGGGGCGCTTATGTGCTCGACCCGCGCGGAAGCTGGTTCAGCCGTGAAAATATCGAGGAGCGTCTGACGATGCGCGCGATGATGGATCAATTGCGCAGCACGGGCATCGACACGGGTGGTCCGGCGCCATACAGTCCACGCGACAGCAAGGCGTTCGCGGGACAACTGGACCGATTCCTCGCGCGTCGCGGCGCTCCAGGTACGGCCGTTTGA
- a CDS encoding cysteine synthase A, which produces MNVRQGFVDCVGRTPLIRLAKLSAETGCEMLGKAEFMNPGGSVKDRAARYIIEDAERRGTLKAGGTVVEGTAGNTGIGLAHICAARGYRCVIVIPETQSPEKMEVLRTLGADVRPVPAAPYKDPNNYQKIAGRLAAELDNAIWANQFDNLVNRQAHYETTGPEIWRDTAGTVDAFVCATGTGGTLAGVSRYLKEQNPQIRIVLADPHGSGLYSFVKTGEIKVEGNSITEGIGSSRVTANLEGASIDDAVRIDDRLCVTMVYRLLREEGLYVGGSSGINVAAAVRLAQQMGPGHTIVTLLCDRGDIYRTRLFNREWLRERGLEPS; this is translated from the coding sequence ATGAACGTGCGACAGGGTTTCGTCGACTGCGTGGGACGTACGCCGCTGATCCGCCTGGCGAAGCTCAGCGCGGAGACGGGCTGCGAGATGCTCGGCAAGGCCGAGTTCATGAACCCGGGCGGATCGGTCAAGGATCGCGCGGCGCGCTACATCATCGAAGACGCCGAACGGCGCGGCACGCTCAAGGCGGGCGGCACCGTCGTCGAGGGCACGGCCGGCAACACGGGCATCGGACTCGCGCACATCTGCGCGGCGCGCGGCTATCGCTGCGTGATCGTGATTCCGGAAACGCAATCGCCGGAGAAAATGGAAGTGCTGCGCACGCTCGGCGCGGACGTGCGCCCGGTGCCGGCCGCGCCGTACAAGGACCCGAACAACTATCAGAAGATAGCCGGGCGGCTCGCGGCCGAGCTCGACAACGCAATTTGGGCCAACCAGTTCGACAACCTCGTCAACCGCCAGGCCCACTACGAGACGACCGGGCCGGAGATCTGGCGCGATACCGCGGGCACGGTCGATGCGTTCGTCTGCGCGACGGGAACGGGCGGCACGCTCGCCGGCGTGAGCCGCTATCTGAAGGAACAGAATCCGCAGATCCGGATCGTGCTTGCGGATCCGCACGGCAGCGGGCTCTACAGCTTCGTGAAAACGGGCGAAATCAAGGTGGAGGGCAACTCGATCACGGAAGGCATCGGATCGAGCCGCGTGACGGCCAATCTCGAGGGCGCGTCGATCGACGACGCGGTGCGCATCGACGACCGCCTCTGCGTGACGATGGTCTACCGGCTGCTGCGCGAAGAGGGCCTGTACGTCGGCGGATCGAGCGGGATCAACGTCGCGGCGGCCGTCCGGCTCGCGCAGCAGATGGGGCCGGGCCATACGATCGTGACGCTGCTTTGCGACCGCGGCGACATCTATCGCACACGGCTCTTCAACCGCGAATGGCTGCGGGAAAGGGGGCTCGAGCCGTCATAG
- a CDS encoding YbhB/YbcL family Raf kinase inhibitor-like protein gives MALTLTSQAFHQGGEIPGRHTCKGADVSPPLAWSGVPAHAKSLALIVDDPDAPDPAAPRMTWVHWVLYNIPPTAPGLQEGVAANALPAGTLQGTNDFQRTAYGGPCPPVGRHRYFHKLYALDTVLPDLHKPTKAALEKAMQGHVVAHAELLGTFQK, from the coding sequence ATGGCCTTGACTCTCACCTCGCAAGCCTTCCATCAGGGAGGCGAGATTCCCGGGCGCCACACCTGCAAGGGCGCGGACGTGTCGCCGCCGCTCGCGTGGTCCGGGGTGCCCGCCCATGCGAAAAGCCTCGCGCTGATCGTCGACGACCCCGACGCGCCCGACCCGGCCGCGCCGCGAATGACATGGGTCCACTGGGTGCTCTACAACATCCCGCCGACGGCTCCCGGTTTGCAGGAGGGCGTCGCCGCGAACGCACTTCCGGCGGGCACGCTTCAGGGCACCAACGACTTCCAGCGCACCGCGTATGGCGGCCCCTGCCCGCCGGTTGGCCGTCACCGCTATTTCCACAAGCTGTACGCGCTCGACACGGTGCTGCCCGATCTTCACAAGCCCACCAAGGCCGCGTTGGAGAAGGCGATGCAAGGCCATGTGGTGGCGCACGCCGAGCTGCTCGGCACATTCCAGAAGTAA